A window of the Trichoderma asperellum chromosome 4, complete sequence genome harbors these coding sequences:
- the PRT1 gene encoding Translation initiation factor 3 subunit b (BUSCO:EOG092D0YQS) — translation MAPSFDQLREADLDDDEFNEDEIDISDLREKFEVQLEQGYDTFVVIDGLPEVTEDQKPKLVKFLLKKLNTVGKTKEELIYMPMGEDGKSQRFAFVEYSSPAEAQAATRQLDGVPLDKKHTLRVNKITDIERYGREGRVDEKYVAPEIEEFTEKEHLRWWLKDPSGRGRDQFVMYRGDSVGVFWNNEKDQPENIVDRQHWTEAFLQWSPLGTYLASVHQQGVQLWGGASWSRQARFAHPFVNLVAFSPNEKYIVTWSNRPISIPETGHPALSIDDEGKNYVIWDIETAAPLRSFANLDAPKGEEGKPQPKMQWPAFKWSADDKYVARLTPGASISVYELPRMNLLDKTSIKIEGVVDFDWAPATPQREGVKTYEQLFTYWQPGTGSNPAKVGLMSIPSKEIVRSLNLFNVSDAKLHWQSDAAYLCVKVDRHSKSKKSQATTLEIFRVKEKGIPVEVVDTIKDTVINFAWEPKGDRFALITTTEPVGPTAVPPKTSVSFFCPEKAKGPYAGNFKLLRTLDKKNSNAIYWSPKGRFVVIATIANQQSSDLDFYDVDFEGEKPESAKDLTANLQLMNTADHYGVTDVEWDPSGRFVATWASAWKHAMENGYHIYDFKGEALREEPIEKFKQFQWRPRPPTMLSKDEQKQIRKNLREYSRVFEQEDADRGASADLAVVEARRRVLDEWHAWRAEVEAEVAEEREVLGLPQDPHAALLEAKTKEVEALDGASNENDRVIEEIVEDVLEESEEIVA, via the exons ATGGCGCCCTCTTTCGACCAGCTGCGCGAGGCTGacctcgacgacgacgagttcAACGAAGATGAAATTGATATCTCCGACCTGCGCGAGAAGTTCGAGGTCCAGCTGGAGCAGGGCTACGACACCTTTGTGGTCATCGATGGCCTCCCCGAGGTCACGGAGGACCAGAAGCCCAAGCTGGTCAAGTttttgctgaagaagctcaacaCTGTTGGAaagaccaaggaggagctGATCTACATGCCTATGGGCGAGGATGGAAAGTCTCAGCG CTTTGCTTTTGTTGAGTACTCCTCACCAGCTGAAGCTCAGGCCGCCACTCGTCAGCTGGATGGCGTTCCTTTGGATAAGAAGCACACCCTCCGCGTCAACAAAATCACCGATATAGAGAGATATGGCCGAGAAGGTCGAGTTGACGAGAAATACGTGGCCCCTGAAATTGAAGAGTTCACCGAGAAGGAGCACTTGAGATGGTGGCTGAAGGACCCCTCCGGCCGTGGCAGAGACCAGTTTGTCATGTACCGCGGTGATTCCGTCGGCGTCTTCTGGAACAACGAGAAGGATCAGCCCGAGAACATTGTCGACCGCCAGCACTGGACCGAGGCATTCCTCCAGTGGTCACCCTTGGGCACATACTTGGCATCGGTTCACCAGCAGGGTGTGCAGCTGTGGGGTGGCGCATCTTGGTCACGACAGGCTAGATTTGCCCACCCCTTTGTCAACTTGGTTGCCTTCTCCCCGAACGAGAAGTACATTGTCACTTGGTCCAACAGACCCATCTCCATTCCCGAAACTGGCCACCCTGCTTTGTCAATTGACGACGAAGGCAAGAACTATGTCATCTGGGATATCGAGACTGCTGCTCCTCTGCGATCATTTGCCAATCTAGATGCTCccaagggagaggagggcaAGCCTCAGCCAAAGATGCAGTGGCCTGCGTTCAAGTGGTCTGCGGATGACAAGTACGTCGCTCGTTTGACCCCCGGTGCTTCCATCTCCGTCTACGAACTGCCCCGAATGAACCTCCTCGACAAGACTAGCATCAAGATCGAGGGCGTGGTCGACTTTGACTGGGCTCCGGCAACACCCCAGCGTGAGGGAGTCAAGACATACGAGCAGCTGTTCACCTACTGGCAGCCTGGCACGGGCAGCAACCCTGCCAAGGTCGGTTTGATGAGCATCCCCTCCAAGGAAATTGTCCGCAGTCTCAACCTTTTCAACGTCAGCGACGCCAAGCTGCACTGGCAGTCAGATGCGGCGTACCTCTGTGTCAAGGTCGACCGACACTCCAAGTCAAAGAAGTCACAAGCCACTACTTTGGAGATTTTCCGAGTTAAGGAGAAGGGAATTCCAGTTGAGGTTGTTGACACCATCAAGGACACCGTCATTAACTTTGCCTGGGAGCCCAAAGGTGACAGATTTGCCCTCATCACTACTACCGAGCCCGTCGGCCCCACTGCCGTCCCTCCCAAGACATCggtttccttcttctgccctGAAAAGGCCAAGGGCCCATACGCCGGCAACTTCAAGCTGCTCCGTACTCTCGACAAGAAGAACAGCAATGCCATTTACTGGTCACCAAAGGGACGATTTGTGGTCATTGCCACGATTGCCAACCAGCAGAGCTCGGATCTCGACTTCTACGATGTCGACTTTGAGGGCGAGAAGCCAGAGTCCGCCAAGGACCTGACTGCTAACTTGCAGCTCATGAACACAGCCGACCACTACGGCGTCACCGATGTCGAGTGGGATCCCTCAGGAAGATTCGTCGCCACGTGGGCATCGGCATGGAAGCATGCG ATGGAAAATGGATACCACATCTACGACTTCAAGGGTGAGGCGCTCCGCGAAGAGCCCATCGAGAAATTCAAGCAGTTTCAGTGGCGTCCGCGACCGCCCACCATGCTTTCAAAAGACGAGCAGAAGCAGATCCGCAAGAACCTGCGTGAGTACAGCAGAGTATTCGAGCAGGAAGACGCCGACCGTGGTGCGTCTGCCGATCTCGCAGTTGTCGAAGCCCGCCGCCGCGTCCTGGATGAGTGGCATGCTTGGCGTGCGGAGGTGGAGGCTGAGGTCGCTGAAGAGCGGGAGGTCCTGGGTCTGCCGCAGGATCCACATGCTGCCCTTCTAGAGGCAAAGACAAAGGAGGTGGAGGCACTCGACGGAGCCAGCAACGAAAACGACCGGGTGATTGAAGAGATCGTCGAGGATGTGTTGGAGGAGAGCGAGGAGATTGTGGCATAG